Proteins encoded by one window of Deinococcus radiodurans R1 = ATCC 13939 = DSM 20539:
- a CDS encoding BioF/Kbl family PLP-dependent acyltransferase: MTTTTDVPASGVSLSERLRQDLAGLRESGLLISPRVLDAPQRARTRVDGREVVNLASNNYLGFADHPRLKERAAQYLQQWGVGAGAVRTIAGTLRIHEDFERQLADFKHTGSALVLHSGFSTNQGVLGGLLREGDLVVSDELNHASIIDGLRLTKATKKIYKHADPADLDRVLRENPSEGLKLVVTDGVFSMDGDVAPLDKLVEVARRYGAVTYVDDAHGSGVMGEAGRGTVHHFGFEYADDVIQVGTLSKAWGGVGGYAAGHPDLRELLINRARPYLFSTAQPPAVVGALAAALDEVQRDPSLMERLWDNTRFFKAELGRLGFDTLGSVTPITPVVFGEASAAFEASRRLFDLGIFAVGLGFPTVPRDLARIRNIVTAEHTRDDLEQALSAYQQVGRDLGVIA; the protein is encoded by the coding sequence ATGACCACCACGACAGACGTACCCGCTTCGGGCGTCAGCCTGAGCGAACGGCTCCGGCAGGACCTCGCCGGCCTGCGCGAAAGCGGCCTGCTGATTTCACCGCGTGTTCTCGACGCGCCGCAACGGGCCCGCACGCGGGTAGACGGGCGCGAGGTCGTGAACCTGGCGAGCAACAATTATCTGGGTTTTGCCGACCACCCCCGCCTCAAGGAACGCGCCGCGCAGTACCTCCAGCAGTGGGGCGTGGGCGCCGGAGCGGTGCGGACCATCGCCGGGACGCTGCGGATTCACGAGGACTTTGAGCGCCAACTTGCGGACTTCAAGCACACCGGCAGCGCGCTGGTGCTGCACAGCGGCTTTTCCACCAACCAGGGGGTGCTCGGCGGCCTGCTGCGCGAGGGCGACCTCGTGGTGAGCGACGAACTCAACCACGCCAGCATCATCGACGGGCTGCGGCTGACGAAGGCGACCAAGAAAATCTACAAGCACGCCGACCCCGCCGACCTCGACCGGGTGCTGCGCGAAAATCCCAGCGAGGGCCTGAAACTCGTCGTCACCGACGGCGTGTTCAGCATGGACGGCGACGTGGCTCCGCTCGACAAGCTGGTGGAAGTTGCCCGCCGTTACGGCGCCGTCACTTACGTGGACGACGCCCACGGCTCAGGCGTGATGGGCGAGGCGGGGCGCGGCACGGTGCACCACTTCGGCTTCGAGTACGCCGACGACGTGATTCAGGTGGGCACCCTCTCCAAGGCCTGGGGCGGCGTGGGCGGCTACGCGGCGGGACACCCCGACCTGCGCGAACTGCTGATCAACCGCGCCCGGCCCTACCTCTTTTCCACCGCGCAGCCCCCGGCAGTGGTGGGCGCGCTGGCGGCGGCCCTCGACGAGGTGCAACGCGACCCCAGTTTGATGGAGCGGCTGTGGGACAACACCCGCTTTTTCAAGGCCGAGCTGGGCCGCCTGGGCTTCGACACCCTGGGCAGCGTCACGCCGATTACCCCCGTCGTCTTCGGGGAGGCGAGCGCGGCGTTCGAGGCCAGCCGCCGCCTGTTCGACCTGGGCATCTTCGCCGTCGGGCTGGGCTTTCCCACCGTGCCGCGCGACCTCGCCCGCATCCGCAACATCGTGACCGCCGAGCACACCCGCGATGATCTGGAACAGGCCCTGAGCGCCTATCAGCAGGTGGGACGCGACCTCGGCGTGATCGCCTGA
- the tsaE gene encoding tRNA (adenosine(37)-N6)-threonylcarbamoyltransferase complex ATPase subunit type 1 TsaE — MAAQALLSVGERRLLRGVDEQRALGAALARALAPGSVLFLEGELGAGKTTLTQGLLAALGFDGHVTSPTYALMQLYPASAGQVLHVDAYRVRDVAELYEMDLDELIAGSRLSVIEWGEGLYADYPQAPIYLFEHVEGDPETRRVTRRR; from the coding sequence GTGGCAGCCCAGGCTCTTCTCAGCGTCGGTGAGCGTCGGCTGCTGCGCGGCGTGGACGAGCAGCGGGCGCTCGGCGCGGCACTGGCACGAGCCCTCGCGCCGGGGAGCGTTCTGTTTCTGGAAGGCGAACTCGGCGCGGGCAAGACCACGCTCACCCAGGGCCTGCTCGCCGCGCTCGGGTTCGACGGCCACGTCACCAGCCCGACCTACGCGCTGATGCAGCTCTACCCTGCGTCCGCCGGACAGGTGCTGCATGTGGACGCCTACCGAGTGCGCGACGTGGCCGAGCTCTACGAGATGGACCTCGACGAACTGATTGCCGGGAGCCGCCTGAGCGTCATCGAGTGGGGCGAGGGGCTGTACGCCGATTACCCGCAGGCGCCCATCTACCTGTTTGAGCACGTGGAAG
- a CDS encoding roadblock/LC7 domain-containing protein, translated as MPNAVYTLSLQALARSVSERGADALLTAALRERQLSPEDVTAAQMQLVLAGPLVHRLSTILSPEQARAELSALSTQLDSSFSSTPTLFTDVGTLNDWDTGPAVSEWTGEGDLRGGNSGVTATREAATQDTAIQDTGSAVATDPAPDHLGADDFEFDDPEYAAAPSTRHYALNGEAGQDALIRDLGRMPGVLGVMVTRENGEVLRVKALRDVTQLGSVMAATGLLLRQRGLKLLAADLGQQTVCMRPLGPYSVAVIAGPQVNVGRLLTELQQLEASG; from the coding sequence ATGCCCAATGCCGTTTACACCCTGAGTCTTCAGGCCCTGGCCCGGAGCGTGTCCGAACGGGGCGCCGACGCCCTGCTGACGGCAGCGCTGCGCGAACGCCAGCTCTCGCCCGAAGACGTGACCGCCGCCCAGATGCAACTGGTGCTGGCCGGTCCACTCGTGCACCGCCTGAGCACCATCCTGTCGCCGGAGCAGGCCCGCGCCGAGCTGAGCGCCCTGTCCACGCAACTCGACAGCAGTTTTTCCAGCACGCCCACCCTGTTTACCGACGTGGGCACCCTGAACGACTGGGACACCGGCCCCGCCGTGAGCGAGTGGACCGGCGAAGGCGACCTGCGCGGCGGGAACTCCGGGGTAACAGCGACCCGTGAAGCTGCCACCCAGGACACTGCCATCCAAGACACTGGCAGCGCAGTGGCAACCGACCCCGCACCCGACCACCTCGGCGCCGACGACTTCGAGTTCGACGACCCCGAGTACGCCGCCGCGCCGAGCACCCGCCACTACGCCCTGAACGGCGAGGCGGGGCAAGACGCCCTGATTCGTGACCTGGGCCGGATGCCGGGGGTGCTGGGCGTGATGGTCACGCGGGAAAACGGCGAGGTGCTGCGGGTCAAGGCGCTGCGCGACGTGACGCAGCTCGGCAGCGTGATGGCCGCCACCGGCCTGCTGCTGCGCCAGCGCGGGCTCAAGCTGCTCGCAGCGGACCTGGGCCAGCAGACGGTGTGCATGCGGCCCCTGGGCCCGTACTCGGTGGCGGTCATCGCCGGGCCGCAGGTCAACGTGGGGCGGCTGCTGACCGAGTTGCAGCAACTGGAGGCGAGCGGGTGA